One Theropithecus gelada isolate Dixy chromosome 3, Tgel_1.0, whole genome shotgun sequence genomic window carries:
- the LOC112621349 gene encoding LOW QUALITY PROTEIN: zinc finger protein 669-like (The sequence of the model RefSeq protein was modified relative to this genomic sequence to represent the inferred CDS: inserted 2 bases in 2 codons) — protein MVSGLRLASRSGEEGWLKPAGTSHPLRNLRTQLPLGSRASVRFCAGRAGRAAGPLRPVCTCGRHFRRPEPSREPRASPTHDSVAFEDVAVNFTQEEWVLLDSSQKNLCREVMQETCRNLASVGSKWKDQNIEDHFEKPGKDIRNHTIQRLCESKDGNQYGXVVSQIPNLDLNENISPGLKQCECSICGKVFVRHSLLNRHILAHSGYKPYGEKPYKCEQCGKFFVSVPGVRRHMIMHSGNPXYKCTICGKVFYFLNSFERHQRTHTGEKPYKCKQCGKAFTVSDSCLIHERTHTREKPYECKECRKTFRFSCSFKTCERTHTGERPYTCTKCDKAFSCSTSLRDHGSIHTGERPYECKQCGKAFSGLSSLCNHRSTHTGEKAYKCKQCDQAFIRLSSLHLHERIHTGEKPYECKSCGKAYIRSSHLTCHERSHDIEAGCSDSVYNPSTLGGQGVCIA, from the exons ATGGTGAGTGGACTGCGCCTGGCTTCCCGAAGTGGGGAAGAGGGCTGGTTGAAACCTGCTGGAACCAGCCATCCGCTGCGGAACCTGCGGACCCAGTTGCCCCTTGGCAGCCGGGCCTCAGTCCGCTTCTGTGCAGGCCGGGCGGGGCGGGCAGCGGGACCCCTGCGTCCTGTCTGTACCTGTGGGCGCCACTTCCGCCGGCCGGAGCCCTCTCGGGAACCCCGCGCCTCCCCCACCCAC GACTCCGTGGCTTTTGAGGATGTGGCTGTGAACTTTACCCAGGAGGAATGGGTTTTGCTAGATTCTTCTCAGAAGAATCTCTGCAGAGAAGTGATGCAGGAAACCTGCAGGAACCTGGCTTCTGTAG GAAGCAAATGGAAAGACCAGAATATTGAAGATCACTTCGAAAAACCTGGGAAAGATAT cagaaatcaTACGATACAGAGACTGTGTGAAAGCAAAGATGGTAATCAATATG CAGTTGTCAGCCAAATTCCAAATCTTGATCTGAATGAGAACATTTCTcctggattaaaacaatgtgaatgcaGTATTTGTGGAAAAGTCTTTGTACGTCACTCCCTCCTTAATAGGCACATCCTAGCTCACTCTGGATACAAACCATATGGAGAGAAACCATATAAATGTGAACAGTGTGGGAAATTCTTCGTTTCTGTTCCAGGTGTTAGAAGACACATGATAATGCACAGTGGAAATC GTTATAAATGTACGATATGTgggaaagtgttttattttctcaattcatttgaaagacatcagagaactcacacaggagaaaaaccctataaatgtaaacaatgtggtaaAGCGTTCACTGTTTCTGATTCTTGTCTAATACATGAACGAACTCACACTAGAGAGAAACCCTACGAATgtaaagaatgtagaaaaacattcagattttcttgttcttttaagaCGTGTGAAAGGACTCACACTGGTGAAAGACCCTATACATGTACCAAATGTGATAAAGCCTTCAGCTGTTCCACTTCTCTTCGTGACCATGGAAGCATTCATACTGGGGAgagaccctatgaatgtaaacaatgtggcaaagcctttagtgGTTTGAGTTCCCTTTGTAACCATAGAAgtactcatactggagagaaagcctataaatgtaaacaatgtgaccAAGCCTTCATTCGCCTCAGTTCCCTTCACCTCCatgaaagaattcatactggagaaaaaccctatgaatgtaagagTTGCGGTAAAGCCTACATTCGTTCCAGTCATCTTACTTGCCATGAAAGAAGTCATGATATagaggctgggtgtagtgactcagtctataatcccagcactttgggaggccaaggagtgtgtattgcttga